A stretch of DNA from Bacillus sp. NP157:
GGGCGTGTTCGACTTCGGCAACCTCGACAAGCCGCTGGTGGTGAAGGTGGCGATCTCGACCGTGAGCGAAGACAACGCCATCGCCAACCTCGACAAGGACGGTGCCGGCTTCGACTTCGATGCACGCCGTGCCGATGCCCGCCAGGCCTGGGAGAAGAACCTGTCGGTGGTCGACCTGCAGGCCCCGGCCGAAACGCGCAAGACCTTCTACACGGCCCTGTACCACGCGATGCTCTCGCCGACGCTGTCCACCGACGTCAACGGCGAATACCGCGGCCCGGACAACCAGGTCCACCACACCGAAGGCTTCGACTTCTATTCCACGTGGTCGCTGTGGGACGTCTACCGCGCGCAGCAGCCGCTGATGACCCTGCTGGAGCCGGCTAAGAGCAACGATTTCGTCAGCTCGCTGATCGCCTCGCGCGAGGCCAGCCCATTCGGCATCCTGCCGGTGTGGGCCTATGGCGGCATGGAAACCTGGTGCATGATCGGCTACCACGCGGTGCCGGTCATCGCCGATGCCTATATGAAGGGCATCCGCGGCTATGACGCCGACAAGGCGCTCGCCGCCATGGTCGCCAGCGCCACTTACGGCCCCTACGGTGGCCTCGACGACTACATGAAGATCGGTTACGTGCCGATCGACCACCAGCCGGAAGCCGCCTCCAAGACCGTCGAATACGCTTTCGACGACTGGTCGCTCGCGCAGATGGCCAAGGCCATGGGCAAGGACGACGTCGCCGCCACCTTCATGAAGCGCGCGGGCAACTGGAAGAACAGCTTCGACACCAAGACCGGCTTCCTGCGTGCGCGCAAGGCCGACGGTAACTACCGCGAGCCGTTCGATCCGTCGTCGGCGGCGTATGGCAGCGACTACACCGAAGGCAATGCCTGGCAGTACTCGTGGTACGTGCCGCAGGACATCGCCGCGCTGATCCAGGACCTGGGCGGCAACGACGCCTTCGTCAAGAAGCTGGACTCGGTGTTCGACGCCAAGGTGGATCCGAAGTCGTTCGCGCACGTGGAAGACATCACCGGCCTGATCGGCTGGTATGCGCACGGCAACGAGCCGAGCCACCACGTCGCCTACCTGTACGACTACGCCGGCCAGCCCTGGAAGACCCAGGAGCGCCTGACCCAGATCATGAAGACCCAGTACACCCCGACGCCCACCGGCCTGGTCGGCAACGACGACCTCGGCCAGATGTCGGCCTGGTACATCTTCAGCGCGCTGGGCTTCTACCCGGTGGCCCCGGGCAGCAACCAGTACGTGATCGGTCGCCCGTTCGTGGAGAAGGCCACGCTCAACCTGCAGAACGGCAAGCACTTCACGGTGAGCACCGACCATCTCGATGCGAAGCACCCGTACGTCGGCAAGGTCACCCTCAACGGCAAGGACCTGGCCCGCACCTGGGTCACCCACGAAGAGCTGACCGCCGGTGGCGAGCTGCACTTCTCCATGCAGGCCGAAGCATCCAAGTGGGGCACTGCCCCTAACGCCGCCCCCTACTCCATGAGCAAGTAACTGCCCCCTGTAGGAGCGCGCCCG
This window harbors:
- a CDS encoding GH92 family glycosyl hydrolase; the protein is MSSSTRLRRGLLAAALSLALPALAVAATPAGKGSSAWAAVDPMIGTGGDGHTFPGATVPFGMVQLSPDTAMPDFKHAYKWAAGYQYGDSSILGFSHTHFSGSGHSDLGDFLVMPIAGDVKLDPGSPDQPGSGYRSRFSHASEKAEAGYYAVTLSDYDVRAELTANARVGFHRYSFPKGKPAHLLLDLRPSIYDYEGKVLWSSLRVRQDGTVTGGRSVRGWAPGRQLFFAMRFNQPMTSRDLKNREENIVYKGFGGPGNRADDVDGISGRALEGVFDFGNLDKPLVVKVAISTVSEDNAIANLDKDGAGFDFDARRADARQAWEKNLSVVDLQAPAETRKTFYTALYHAMLSPTLSTDVNGEYRGPDNQVHHTEGFDFYSTWSLWDVYRAQQPLMTLLEPAKSNDFVSSLIASREASPFGILPVWAYGGMETWCMIGYHAVPVIADAYMKGIRGYDADKALAAMVASATYGPYGGLDDYMKIGYVPIDHQPEAASKTVEYAFDDWSLAQMAKAMGKDDVAATFMKRAGNWKNSFDTKTGFLRARKADGNYREPFDPSSAAYGSDYTEGNAWQYSWYVPQDIAALIQDLGGNDAFVKKLDSVFDAKVDPKSFAHVEDITGLIGWYAHGNEPSHHVAYLYDYAGQPWKTQERLTQIMKTQYTPTPTGLVGNDDLGQMSAWYIFSALGFYPVAPGSNQYVIGRPFVEKATLNLQNGKHFTVSTDHLDAKHPYVGKVTLNGKDLARTWVTHEELTAGGELHFSMQAEASKWGTAPNAAPYSMSK